In Microcoleus sp. FACHB-831, the following proteins share a genomic window:
- a CDS encoding hemolysin family protein: protein MSELAIVSSRKVRLQQDANKDAKARAALELANDPDKFLPTVQVGITLLIIVSGAFGEGTISQKLAPVLALVPIEQRYREAIASGVAILIVTYVTLIIGELVPKRLALNNPEPIAAAVAIPMQMFARFASPVVYLLSASTDMVVRLLGIKPSTEPPVTQNEISDLIDQATEAGIFEEAEHDMVEQVFRLGDRRVSALMTPRPDVVWLDLEDSAEENREKMIDSAYSQFPVCQGSLDNVLGVLQVTDLLARSLTGQPLDLTVSLRQPLFVPESTRGLKVLELFKQTGTHIALVVDEYGVTQGLVTLNDILIEIVGDVPSADEQQDRPIIDRGDGSYYVDGMLSVEEFFELLNIEELPEEQRGNYHTTGGFVMTHLGRIPAAADRFEWMGWCVEVADMDGNRVDKVLVMPIPTHSGDHHSAN, encoded by the coding sequence ATGTCAGAACTGGCGATTGTCTCTTCGCGGAAGGTGCGGCTGCAACAGGATGCCAACAAGGATGCTAAGGCAAGGGCTGCTTTGGAACTGGCTAACGACCCGGATAAGTTCCTTCCCACAGTTCAGGTAGGGATAACACTCCTCATAATTGTGTCTGGTGCTTTCGGTGAAGGAACGATATCTCAGAAACTAGCACCCGTGTTAGCTCTTGTCCCCATAGAGCAAAGGTATAGAGAAGCGATCGCCTCCGGCGTCGCTATTTTGATCGTCACGTATGTCACCCTAATTATTGGCGAACTGGTACCCAAGCGGTTGGCATTAAACAACCCAGAACCAATTGCTGCGGCTGTCGCCATCCCCATGCAGATGTTCGCCCGCTTCGCTTCCCCCGTTGTTTATCTATTAAGCGCTTCTACTGATATGGTGGTCAGGCTCTTGGGTATTAAACCCTCCACAGAACCACCCGTCACACAAAACGAGATCTCGGACTTGATCGACCAAGCGACGGAGGCGGGAATCTTTGAAGAAGCCGAACACGATATGGTCGAGCAGGTGTTTCGCCTGGGGGATAGGCGAGTCAGCGCCTTGATGACGCCGCGACCAGATGTTGTTTGGCTTGACTTGGAAGACTCAGCCGAGGAAAACAGAGAAAAAATGATTGACAGCGCCTATTCTCAGTTTCCCGTCTGTCAAGGCAGCCTTGATAATGTATTAGGCGTATTGCAAGTCACCGATTTGTTAGCTCGCAGTCTCACAGGTCAGCCGCTTGACCTGACAGTATCGTTGCGACAGCCATTATTTGTCCCTGAAAGCACGCGGGGATTAAAAGTTTTGGAGTTGTTTAAGCAAACTGGAACCCACATTGCCTTGGTCGTAGATGAGTACGGCGTCACTCAGGGATTGGTCACGCTCAACGACATCTTAATAGAAATTGTTGGTGATGTTCCCTCAGCTGATGAACAGCAAGATCGGCCAATCATAGATCGCGGCGATGGTTCTTATTACGTCGATGGAATGTTGTCTGTCGAGGAATTCTTCGAGCTGTTGAATATTGAAGAATTGCCCGAAGAGCAAAGAGGAAACTATCACACAACGGGCGGCTTTGTGATGACTCATTTGGGGCGCATCCCTGCTGCTGCCGATCGTTTTGAATGGATGGGCTGGTGTGTTGAGGTGGCGGATATGGATGGCAACCGAGTTGATAAAGTCTTGGTGATGCCGATTCCCACACACTCAGGCGATCACCATTCGGCAAATTAA
- a CDS encoding MBOAT family protein, whose translation MVFSSYEFIFLFLPITLLIFFQIGGRGYYQIANAWLVAASVIFYAWWNPAYLVIMVGSILFNYFIGLSISRSSQSTLLGLTRKSLLTLGIIGNIALLGYYKYTNFLLSTTNKLLGTSFNLQDIILPLAISFFTFTQIAYLVDVYRQEAKENNAESNSVSALRVQESGGRESFSTAATISNVERPKPYSFLNYCQFITFFPHLLAGPIVHHKELIPQFENKAIYTANIEDIAVGLTIFASGLFKKVVFADSIAVYAIPVFEGAATGGSPTFFEAWGGAIAYSLQLYFDFSGYSDMAIGAARMFGIKFPLNFNSPYKSLNIIEFWRRWHVTLSHFLRDYLYIPLGGNRKGKLRRYINLTITMLLGGLWHGAGWTFVLWGGLHGIYLVINHQWHGFRKSLGHDLNKTRWWSRALSCLVTFAATVVAWVLFRAKNMTAAIAILKGMVGGNGIAIPEAIVNQVAPIKPSLTALGVTFLNEGGQTMMLTYFWILALLFVVWFTPNTQEWLERYNPALDHVVKTPGCWSDRFWQKLQWQPNKIWSICVGAIFGLGIIYLVRPTEFLYFNF comes from the coding sequence ATGGTTTTTAGCTCCTATGAGTTTATATTTTTATTTCTCCCCATCACACTTTTAATATTTTTTCAGATTGGCGGTCGAGGATATTATCAAATTGCTAATGCTTGGCTCGTAGCCGCCTCAGTAATTTTTTACGCATGGTGGAACCCTGCTTATCTAGTAATAATGGTGGGTTCCATTTTATTTAACTATTTTATTGGATTAAGTATTAGCCGCTCTTCCCAATCTACACTTTTAGGCCTTACTAGAAAAAGCTTATTAACGTTGGGAATTATTGGAAATATCGCGTTGCTGGGATATTACAAATATACAAATTTTCTGCTTTCAACCACAAACAAACTGCTAGGAACATCGTTTAACTTACAGGACATCATCCTTCCCTTAGCAATTTCTTTCTTTACCTTTACACAAATTGCCTATCTAGTAGATGTCTATCGCCAAGAAGCCAAAGAGAATAATGCCGAAAGTAACAGCGTGTCAGCTCTTAGGGTACAAGAGTCGGGAGGTAGGGAAAGTTTTTCAACTGCTGCCACTATAAGCAATGTTGAAAGACCTAAGCCCTATAGCTTCTTAAACTACTGCCAATTTATCACCTTCTTCCCCCACTTATTAGCTGGCCCTATCGTTCATCACAAAGAACTGATACCGCAATTTGAGAACAAGGCAATATACACAGCGAATATTGAAGATATCGCCGTAGGATTAACTATCTTTGCTAGCGGATTATTTAAAAAAGTAGTGTTTGCCGACAGCATTGCTGTCTATGCAATTCCAGTGTTTGAGGGAGCCGCAACGGGCGGTTCGCCGACATTTTTTGAGGCGTGGGGTGGAGCGATCGCCTACTCATTGCAGCTTTACTTTGACTTTTCCGGCTACTCAGATATGGCAATCGGTGCAGCGAGGATGTTTGGTATCAAATTCCCGCTTAACTTTAACTCCCCTTACAAATCTCTAAATATCATAGAATTTTGGCGACGGTGGCACGTTACTCTTTCCCACTTCCTGCGCGATTATCTCTACATTCCTCTGGGTGGAAATCGCAAGGGAAAACTACGACGCTATATTAATTTAACAATTACTATGCTGCTGGGTGGCCTTTGGCACGGCGCGGGATGGACTTTTGTATTATGGGGCGGGTTGCATGGAATTTACCTAGTAATCAATCATCAATGGCATGGGTTCCGGAAATCTCTAGGACACGATTTAAATAAAACTCGCTGGTGGAGTAGAGCATTATCTTGCCTGGTAACGTTTGCAGCTACAGTAGTTGCATGGGTTTTGTTTAGGGCAAAAAACATGACTGCTGCGATCGCTATCCTCAAGGGAATGGTAGGAGGTAATGGTATTGCTATTCCGGAGGCTATTGTTAATCAAGTAGCGCCAATTAAACCATCGTTAACGGCTCTAGGTGTAACTTTTCTCAATGAGGGCGGACAAACGATGATGTTGACTTATTTTTGGATATTGGCTCTTTTGTTTGTTGTTTGGTTTACCCCTAACACGCAGGAATGGTTGGAACGTTACAATCCCGCCCTAGATCATGTAGTAAAAACTCCTGGCTGTTGGAGCGATCGCTTTTGGCAAAAACTTCAATGGCAACCCAATAAAATATGGTCTATTTGCGTGGGCGCGATTTTTGGGCTAGGAATAATCTATCTTGTTAGACCTACAGAATTTTTATATTTTAACTTTTAA